CGGGATCCCAGTCCCGGAATCCCGCATGGCCAAAAAAAAGAAGGAAAAGAAGACCTCTTGACGGAAATCCTATGACGGGGATCGGGCCTCCCCCGTCTCAATCCCGCCATGGATATGGCGGACGGGATCATCGGCCGACGATATCCCCCACCTGTGTGGAGTCCGCATCGGTGGTCTATAATCCAATAATCAATCCAACTCAATTGCTCTGCCTCAGAGCATACAGCGACAGCAGGTAGAACGCCGCCCCGTACACCAGCAGTACCGCCAACGAGATCCAGGGGAAGGACCAGTCCAGGGCGGCGGCCCTGATACATTCCGACGTATGAGTCAGAGGAAGGATCTCGATGACCCATTTGGCGACGTCCGGCAGGGCATTCAGAGAGAACATAGTCCCGCACAGGAACGTCATCGGAAGGATGACGAAGCTGTTGAACAGATTCATGTGGGGAAGGTCCTTGACCAGCATCCCCGCGGCCACCCCCAGAAGGGAGAACACTACGCACGAGAGGACCATGCACAATATCAGCCCCACGGTCACATGCAGGTCGTCGCTCATGAAAAGACCCAGTATCAGCAATATGGTGCCGCACATCATGCCCTTGGCCATACCCAGCACGGCCTTGCCGAAGATTATACCCGTCTTGGACACGGGACACAGCATCATCTCGTCGAAGCTCTCGTAGAACCTCTTCTGGACCATCAGTTTGTTGGATATCGTGGTGAAGGAAGAAGACAGGGTCGTGAGCGCTATGACCCCCGGGATCACGAACGCTATGTAGTCCACGCCCTCCATGGTCACCCCCTTCCCGAGCCCGTAGCCGAACGCCACGAGGTAAAGAAGGGGCGTCACCAATGATGTGGCCAACAATACCCAGACATTCCTTTTCAGATAGTACAGGTCCGAAAGGGCCACACGATATATGTCGTCGAGAACGTTGTTCATATCCTCAGCGCCTTCTCCAAAGCCTTCACGTTCGTCCTGCCGGTCTCCTCCAGGAACACATCCTCCAGATGCGTCCCCCTGACGACCCCGTTCCTGTCCTCCACCGTGTCGAAGAAGGCCTTGGCCTCCTCCCTGGTGTCGAAGAACCTGTATTGGCGCCTCCCGTCGTCGGAATCGTATTCCACGGTGTACTTACCCAGACGGCAGCACAGCTCCCTGGGGGTGCCGCTGTCCCTGATCTTCCCGTGGCCGATTATGCTCACCCTGTCGCACAGGGACTCGGCCTCGTCCATGTAGTGGGTGGTGAGGAAGATGGTGGTGCCGTTCCTGTTCATGATGCGGATCATATCCCAGAGCATGTGCCTCGACTGGGTGTCGAGACCTGCGGTGGGTTCGTCGAGGAAGAGGACCTTCGGCCTGTGCATGAGGGCGCACACTATGGCGGTCTTCCTCTTCCATCCGCCGGAGAGCTCCATGGGGGTCTTGTCCAGATACGGTGTCAGGCCGATCATGTCGCAGAGCTCCTCCATACGGGGGCCGATATCCTTCCTGGGTATCTTGTGGAGCATGGCGCGGCAGATTATGTTCTCCCTGACGGAGATGTCCTTGTCCAAGGCGATGTGCTGCTGGACCACCCCGATCAGACGGCGGGCCTCGTCCGCATGGGTGTCCGTACGGTACCCTCCGACCGAGATACTTCCCTCGGCGGGCTTCATCATGGTGGTCAGTATCTTCACCGTGGTGGTCTTCCCTGCCCCGTTGGGCCCCAGGAATCCGTAGATCTCCCCTTCCGCCACATGGACGTCCATATGGTCGACCGCTGTGAAATCACCGAATCTGACGACAATGCCCTCTGCATCTATCACATAATCTGGCACATTACCACCGGGATGAGGGGGCCGAAGCCCCCGGGTGAAAAACGATTACCTGCCCATGGTGTACAGCATGGCGTTTATGATGGCGGCGCCGATGTTGCTTCCGCCCTTCCTGCCTTTGGCGACGATGTAGGGCATGTCGTCGGTCATGATGAGCTCCTTGGACTCCACGACGTTGACGAAACCGACAGGGACACCCACTATGAGTGCGGGCCTGAGACCCTCCTCGTTTATGAGCCTGTGGAGTTCGATGAGGGCGGTGGGGGCGTTGCCGATCACGAAGATGGTCGGTTTACCCAGTTTGGCCCCCCTCTCCATACAGACGGTGGAACGGGTGCATCCCCTGGACTTGGCCTCCTCGACCACATCCGGGTCGCTGATGTAGCAGTGGACCTCCCCTCCCAGCGAGGTGAGCTTGTTCTTGTTTATGCCTGCGGCCGCCATCTTGGTGTCGGTCACTATGTCCGCACCGTTCTTCAGGGCCTCCACGCCGATCTTCGCGGCATCTTCGGAGAAACAGAGATTGTCCGCATAATCGAAATCCGCCGAAGTGTGTATGCATCTCTTCACTATGGAGAACTCGGGTTCGGGCCAGGTGCGGCCGCCGAGCTCCTTGGTTATCGTCTCCATGCTCTTGGCCTCGATCTCGCGGGGCGTCAGTATCTCGAAAACCATTTCTCTCACTCCTTATATCCATCAAAAGCGTTTGGTCTCCCTGTATCCTCTGGGAGTGATCATGACCCCGTCCTTCACATAGGTCCGGGAATTTCCGATGACCACGGTGCAGAACATGTCCACATCGGCCTCCTTCAGCTTCCCGAGGGTGGTGACGGTCTTGCTCTGGTCCTTCCTCCCGGCCTGTCTCACGATCCCTACGGGGGTCTCCGGACTGCGGTACTTCAGAAGGATGTCCGTCGCCTGACCGAGGTACTCTGTCCTGCCGTGGCTCTTGGGATTGTATAATGCGATCACGAAATCGGACTGACCGGCGCAATCGACCCTCTTCATGATGCTCTCTATGGGGGTCATCAGGTCGGAGAGGCTGATGAGTGCGGTATCGTGCATGAGGGGTGCACCGAGGATGGCGGCACTGGAGGAGGCGGCCGTGACACCGGCCACGGACTCTATCTCTATGTCCGCGCCCATCTCGTCCGCCAGCTCGTAGATGAGTCCGGTCATCCCATATATCCCGGAATCGCCGGAGCTGACCATGGCGACGTTCTTCCCGGAAAGGGTGTCCTCGATGGCCATCCTGCACCTGTCGACCTCCTTCATCATCCCGGTGGCCTTGTACTCCTTGTCCGGGAAGAACTCCTGGAGGAGCTTCACATAGGTCGTGTATCCCGTGACTATGTCGGCGGATTCTATGGCGTGCACGGCACGGAGGGTCATGTCCTCCTTCCCGCCCGGACCGAATCCGACCACTGTCAGTCTGCCTGCCATCTCAATCGGTCCCCTTGCGGTATCCGGTGGTGAAATGACTGTCATAGAGCTTCGAGAGCTCGAACTCGTCGCCCAGGAATCCTCCCACCATGGTCATGGCGGTCTTCTCGATCTTGTTTTCCTTGACCAGCTTCGCCATGGTCTCCACGGTGCCGTAGAGGATCTTCTGCTCGGGCCAGCTGGCCTTGTAGACGACGGCCATGGGGCAGTCGGGCTCGTATCCGGCCTCCATGAGGGTCTTGGTCAGCTCGTCCATGAACCCGACGCTCAGGAAGATGCACATGGATGCATGGTGGGCGGCGAGGTCCTTCAGCTTCTCCTTCGGGGGACGGGGGTTCTGCCCTCCATCCTGGTGATGATGACGGTCTGCGAGACGCTGGGAAGTGTAAATTCTTTTTTTACGGCGGCGGCGGAAGCACAGAACGAGGATACGCCGGGGATGACGTCGTACTCTATGCCCTCGGCGTCCAGCCTGACCATCTGCTCCCTTATCGCCCCGTATATGGAGGGGTCCCCGGTGTGGACGCGGACGACCTTCTTGCCCGCCTTGACCGCAGGGATGACGACGTCCATGACCTCGTCGAGGTTCATGTATGCGCTGTCGTACACGACGGCGTCCTTCTTCCTGCCGTCCAGGACGGCGGGGTTCACGAGGGATCCGGCGAATATGATCACGTCCGCCTGGTCGATCAGCCTCTTTCCTTTGATAGTTATGAGTTCGGGGTCTCCGGGACCCGCTCCGATGAAATGCACCATCTCCATTCAGTTCACCTTCTTTTTGATAAGGACGGTCGTGAAGTAACCATATTTCCTGTCGGTCTCCAGAGGACCGACGTATTCGTCTTCCATTCCGATGTTGCTCATGACGGTCGCATTGGATAGGGGGATGCCCTTGCGCCCCATCATGTCGGCGATCTCGCGGATGGATGCGAACGCCTTCATAATGACGATGTTGTCGATGCAATCCACGGCCTTCTCCACCTTCCCGATGTCATGTTTGGCCATGGATAGGACTGCGAGACTCTCCTCGCCGATCATCAGGGGAAGCCCGGCCTTCGCGGCCCCGTGGCAGAACGAGGGGATCCCGGGGACGACCTCGGTCTCATATCCCCTGTCCCTGACCTCCCGGTCGAGGTACATGTATGTGCTGTATACGGCGACGTCGCCGAGCGTGATCATGGCGATGTCCTTGCCCTGGTCGAGCATTCCGCAGATCCTGTCGATGTTCTCGGCACGGCATCTCTTGCGGACCTCGTCGTCGGGATTCATGCTGAACAGGAGTTCGACGACCTCCTTCCCGGAGATGTCCACCTTCTGCTTGATGATCTCGAGGGCGGTACCGTCCTCCCCCGGTTTCTTGACCGGGTATGCGATGACCTGCGCACCGTCGAGGAGCTCCTTCGCCCTGATCGTCATGAGGCCCGGATCGCCCGGACCTACGCCTATGCCGTAGAGTTTTCCTTTCATTTTTCACACTACCTATATCGAATATGTTTTCAGGCCTCGGACGTCTCTTTCTCGACGAGTCTTTTGGCCTCTTCCTGCTTCTTCCTGATGGCGGCCGCCATCACGGGCGACCTGACGCGTTCGACCATATCGGCCGACTCGTCCATCGGAATGGCGTCTTTGAGTATCACATGAGGTCTGCCGTCGTCGTCCACGATCTTGGACTCCACACCGTAGACCACCTTGAGGTTCTCCTCGTTTATGACATGGTCCGGGGTACCGACATCGTATATGTGCCCCTGATGCATCATGATCACCTCGTCGGAGAACTTGGCGGCGATATTGATGTCATGGCTTATCATGATTATCAGTATGCCTTTCTCGACCGAGAGCTTCTTCAGCATCTTGGTCACATCCAGCTGATGTCTCACATCGAGGTTCGAGGTCGGCTCGTCGAGAAGGAGGACCTTCGGCTCCTGGACCAGACCCCTGGCCAGCATGACCTTCTGATGCTGTCCGGCGGAGAGCTCGTTGAAGTTCCTCATAGCGAGATGGGATATCCCGAGCATCTTCAGTGTGTCGTACACGATATCGAGGTCGTTGTCGAGGGACTTCCACTTGCTGTGGGGATGCCTCCCCATGAGCACGGTGTCCACGACGGTGAGGGGGAATGTGTCGTTGGCGGAATACGGAACGTATCCGACCTGCTTGGCCATATCCTTGATGGTGATCTCCTTGACGTCCTTGCCGTCGAGCATGACGGTACCGGAAGTGGGGGTCAGAATCTTGTTTATACAATGTATAAGAGTTGATTTCCCCACCCCGTTGGGCCCCATGATGGAGACGAATTTGGGACCGGAGAGGTCCAAGGTGATATCGTTCAGTACTGGTGTGCTGGAGTATCCGAACTCCAGGCCGTCGATCTTGATCTGCATTTCCGACCCTCGGTTTTTGAGTTGGATATAATATCCAATTAAGACTAGAACGCAGACGGGTTATTAATTTGTTATTGTGACGGCAAAGGCCCAGAACGATATGGAACCGCCTTCATTCAAGTACTGATTTATACTATGGATG
The nucleotide sequence above comes from Candidatus Methanomethylophilus alvi Mx1201. Encoded proteins:
- a CDS encoding precorrin-8X methylmutase — its product is MVFEILTPREIEAKSMETITKELGGRTWPEPEFSIVKRCIHTSADFDYADNLCFSEDAAKIGVEALKNGADIVTDTKMAAAGINKNKLTSLGGEVHCYISDPDVVEEAKSRGCTRSTVCMERGAKLGKPTIFVIGNAPTALIELHRLINEEGLRPALIVGVPVGFVNVVESKELIMTDDMPYIVAKGRKGGSNIGAAIINAMLYTMGR
- a CDS encoding ABC transporter ATP-binding protein, with the protein product MQIKIDGLEFGYSSTPVLNDITLDLSGPKFVSIMGPNGVGKSTLIHCINKILTPTSGTVMLDGKDVKEITIKDMAKQVGYVPYSANDTFPLTVVDTVLMGRHPHSKWKSLDNDLDIVYDTLKMLGISHLAMRNFNELSAGQHQKVMLARGLVQEPKVLLLDEPTSNLDVRHQLDVTKMLKKLSVEKGILIIMISHDINIAAKFSDEVIMMHQGHIYDVGTPDHVINEENLKVVYGVESKIVDDDGRPHVILKDAIPMDESADMVERVRSPVMAAAIRKKQEEAKRLVEKETSEA
- the cobJ gene encoding precorrin-3B C(17)-methyltransferase, encoding MAGRLTVVGFGPGGKEDMTLRAVHAIESADIVTGYTTYVKLLQEFFPDKEYKATGMMKEVDRCRMAIEDTLSGKNVAMVSSGDSGIYGMTGLIYELADEMGADIEIESVAGVTAASSSAAILGAPLMHDTALISLSDLMTPIESIMKRVDCAGQSDFVIALYNPKSHGRTEYLGQATDILLKYRSPETPVGIVRQAGRKDQSKTVTTLGKLKEADVDMFCTVVIGNSRTYVKDGVMITPRGYRETKRF
- a CDS encoding ABC transporter permease produces the protein MNNVLDDIYRVALSDLYYLKRNVWVLLATSLVTPLLYLVAFGYGLGKGVTMEGVDYIAFVIPGVIALTTLSSSFTTISNKLMVQKRFYESFDEMMLCPVSKTGIIFGKAVLGMAKGMMCGTILLILGLFMSDDLHVTVGLILCMVLSCVVFSLLGVAAGMLVKDLPHMNLFNSFVILPMTFLCGTMFSLNALPDVAKWVIEILPLTHTSECIRAAALDWSFPWISLAVLLVYGAAFYLLSLYALRQSN
- a CDS encoding ABC transporter ATP-binding protein; its protein translation is MPDYVIDAEGIVVRFGDFTAVDHMDVHVAEGEIYGFLGPNGAGKTTTVKILTTMMKPAEGSISVGGYRTDTHADEARRLIGVVQQHIALDKDISVRENIICRAMLHKIPRKDIGPRMEELCDMIGLTPYLDKTPMELSGGWKRKTAIVCALMHRPKVLFLDEPTAGLDTQSRHMLWDMIRIMNRNGTTIFLTTHYMDEAESLCDRVSIIGHGKIRDSGTPRELCCRLGKYTVEYDSDDGRRQYRFFDTREEAKAFFDTVEDRNGVVRGTHLEDVFLEETGRTNVKALEKALRI
- the cobI gene encoding precorrin-2 C(20)-methyltransferase encodes the protein MKGKLYGIGVGPGDPGLMTIRAKELLDGAQVIAYPVKKPGEDGTALEIIKQKVDISGKEVVELLFSMNPDDEVRKRCRAENIDRICGMLDQGKDIAMITLGDVAVYSTYMYLDREVRDRGYETEVVPGIPSFCHGAAKAGLPLMIGEESLAVLSMAKHDIGKVEKAVDCIDNIVIMKAFASIREIADMMGRKGIPLSNATVMSNIGMEDEYVGPLETDRKYGYFTTVLIKKKVN